One Candidatus Zixiibacteriota bacterium genomic window, ACCGTCCAGAATTCCGTACTTCGATAAGGAGCAGAGATCACTACAGATGTGTGATTGATGCCGTAACGGGAAAATTGCTCTGGGGAAATAATGTGCCTTAGCCTGGCATGCGTCGTTAGATTACTCTGATGAGCGGGGGAAAGGATTATGAAGATTCGATAAGGGTTGCTGGCTGCTCTCAGCCCGGTGCCCCATAGCTTGGGATTCTTCAACAAAACCCTTGCTATGGGATTTGTGAACTTGTCAGTTAGGTAGGTCGAAACTGTCTTCAGTTTCAACAGGTTTTGCTGGTTCCGCCAGCCTTACTGACTGTGCCATCATCTCCGCCGTTAGTGTTTTCAAATGCAATAGGTGTACAGTAACGCCGACCGCAACGATCCCTAAAAATCCACGAAGCCACCACGAAGATGCCACATATGTTGCGGAGTAGCCAATGACCAGCCACAGACTCGCCAATGAGATGGTTTTTGCCTGGAGGGTAATAGCCTTGTGTTCACGATAATTCCTGATGTACGCCCCCAGCCATTTGTGATTGATCAACCATTGGTAGTAGCTGTCGGATCCGCGAATAAAACAGGCGGCGGCCAGAAGCAAAAACGGAGTGGTGGGTAGCAACGGTACGAATACACCCACGGCTCCCAGCCCGACTGAGACAAATCCGGCGGTCATCAAAAACCATTTGGGCAGCGATGTCTTTTTCAATGCTTATCTCCCGAGCCGTCCATCAATCGATCCGTTCTGTTCATCACTCACTTTCAATATTGACTATACTTCCAACCGCCCTATCATGGGGTAAGTCGCTCCATTTGGCAAGCTCGGACTTCACTTTCGGTCAGTCGATAGACGATTAATGTTGCGTCGAACCGAATCGATCGGCTATCATTCGATATGATTACAGTTCCCAATAAAAGAATGCCTCAGACATGATAGAGCTCCCGATCAGTGGAGTCGAGACATATTGGTGGCTGCCATCGCTGGTGGCGTTTCTTATCTCCTGTATGACCGTGACCGCTGGAATATCCGGCGCATTCCTGTTGTTGCCATTCCAGATGAGCGTGCTGGGTTACACTGCGCCCGGAGTCAGTTCGACCAATCTTTTCTACAACATCGTTAGCATTCCGTCCGGTGTCTATCGCTACTCACGCGAGAAACGGATGATCTGGCCGCTGGCCTGGGCAATTGTAATCGGGATTGTACCCGGCATGTTTCTCGGAGCGTTGATTCGGGTTCACTGGTTGCCAGATCCCGTTCATTTCAAACCATTCGCCGGATTGGTGCTGGGCGTGATTGGCATTCGGCTGCTGCTCGATGTGATAAAGGGGAGTCGGGTAAAAGTGGCATCTTCGGGTGGTAATAACAGTTTGAAGGGGCAGACGAGGGCGTCTGCCGCCCACGAGAACGACAAAGGTTCAACCGAAGCAACCGATGTGCGATTTATTCTCTCCAAAATCAGCTATCGGTTTCGGGGGGAATCGTTTTCAGTCAATACGCCCGGACTAATTCTGTTGAGCCTGGTCGTCGGTATTGCTGGCGGAGCTTATGGTATTGGCGGGGGAGCGGTGGTCGCGCCGTTTCTGGTGGCGATGATTGGACTGCCGATATACACCATCGCTGGAGCAACGCTATTTAGTACACTCGTAGGCTCCATCGGCGGGGTCGTGTCCTACTATGCGATAAGCCTTGCTTCGACGGGAGCTTCAGGTCCGGCTTCTCCCGACTGGCTACTTGGGGGGTTGTTGGGAGTGGGGGGGATGGCCGGAATGTATGTCGGTGCACGTTTGCAGCGTTATCTCCCGGCGCGACTCATCAAAAGCGTACTAACTGTTTGCTTACTTGCCATCGCCACGAAGTACATCGCGGTGTTGTTTGGTTAAGTGTTGATATTGTCGAAACTGAAGCCAGTTTTGACCTACGCCATTGACTAACTACCGCTCAATATTGTTCACCAACCCTGCGGCTCACAATCCGGGGCTGGTCCGCCAGTGAAAAGATATGCTACTAGATGGGTCAGGTCTGTTACGATCACACCATCGCCATTTCCGTCCATGTCCGCCACTAATTCCACCGCTGGAAATGGTCCCCCAAGGAACATGTAGGCCACAAGAAATGTCAGGTCCTCAATATTCGGGCCAGCCAGGTCGAGGTTGACATCACCACATTTCCATATACTAACCGATCCTATAGGAGCCTGTGGTTCATACGATAGATAGACGGCATCACACTCAAGAATATTCGAGCTGTAAGAAGCGATAGTGATATCAGACGTCTCCATTTCGCTCGTTGTCTGAAGAACCAGGTTGAGTACCGGGCCGGTCCCCGGTTCGAGGGGCATGTTGGAACTACCAGAGTTGGCAGTCAGAGTAACAGTCAATCGCATGCCCCAGGGGTCTTCATGGGATATTTGCACCAAGTCGAAATAGTCCGTTCGGCAGTCATCAGTATTGATACCTACAAACGACAGATCAGCATCCCCAGCGTAGCTGATCGGTAATACGAAGCTCTTAAGCGGTTGCGTATTGGTAAGGATTATCGGGATAGTGATGGTCTTGTTCATGATCGCATTTACATACGGAGTGCCGACTGTGTCCGCCAGAACTACAATCATCTTGCGTTGAGTACGATTATGCGGTCCATCAGAAAGCTCATTCTGCAAGGCTACATCAAACGCTCCGCCAATGTAGTACGTATGCGCTGGGTTTGGTAGCGTGGAATTACCGCCGTCACCAAATTGCCAGTATTGATCGGATGCTCCACTCGAATTATCGGAGAAGGTCACGGTCAAGGGTGCCCAGCCATCAGTGACATCAGCATCGAAATCAACATCCGGCGTATTAGTGTTGGCGTAGGCGTAGTTGTAGGTATCCCAATTTGATATGGCGAGGTCACATTTATTGGAGAAACGATAATAGATCACAATTTGCGACGACGGCGCAGATCCCAGTGATACCCAACCGGCAACCAGGTCGTAGCAGTAGTCGGTTAGATCAAGGACCGAGCCATCAACCGTAACCGAATCAACTTCCTGAAGCGGATGGCGCGTAGTGTAGAACACTTTGTGTCCGCCAGAGTGAGAGATCGTGTCGGCATATTGTTCTTCGCCGTCACCGTCGATGTCGATCCAGGCCATCGTTTCGGCGACGGTACTGTTATCCGCTCGCCACACGGGGGTTAGTGTGAAAGTTGTCCCAAGATTTTCATATATGCGAGGACGGTCGAACCATCTTCCCGCCGCAAGGTCATCGTCACCGTCGTTGTCATAATCATACATGGCCAGCGCAGAACCGTAACCACCAGTCGATGACTGCCAACCGGGACTACTGTTGATCGACCCGGTGCCATCATTGAAATAGGCTCGAAACTGACCACCACCACCGAGTTGGTTGTTAAACGCTACTACAATGTCGAGCCAGCTATCGCCATTTACATCGCCAACGATAACCGTGTTGGCCGGTTCCGGGTTGTCACACTGCCAGGAAGGGGAAGTCGGCATGGTCCCGGCGTTATTGTAGTATGCTGTTGCCCCGATGTCGTCCCCGCAGAATACAATGTCAAGATCACCGTCGTTATCCAGATCACCAAAGTACACATCCATAGCCATCGTTGTTGATGAAGATGTCCAGCCGGGATAGGCGTCGAGGCCACCGTTATTGAAATAGATTTGATCTGTCTGGTAGACACTATTGTAGGCATCACCAGTGGCCAGAGCGAAGTCCAAATCGCCATCACCGTCCACATCACCCATGGCGCATGAGAAGGAATTAATCGCCGTTCCGCCATGCCAGTCCGCCACGCAACTTGGCAGTCCGTTCGTATTATAGTAACCATCCGGCCTATTGAGCGTCCCAAATCCTCCCTGGCCAAGGTAGTCAGCGACCACAAGGTCTGGGCGTCCATTGTCGTCAAAATCACCAACAGCACAATGGCCGCTGTAGTCGGCGTTATCCGAGTGCCAGGTCGGAGATGAGGGAAGAACGCCTCGTTGATTGATGTATATCGTGTTTCTGGCTAGAACGATATCGTTTCCGTTTGAGAAAAAAACATCAATCAGCCCGTCACTGTTACAGTCACGCCAGATCATACCGGTGCTGTAATTTCCTGAATTACCCGACTGCCAGAAAGGTGAAGGCTCAATTGGTTGCGCATCAACCGCTATTGGTAATACAGTTATGATCGCAACGAGAATACAGATGGAGCCACGCATACTTGTCCTCCAAGCGTTCGAAGTGATGTCGTCGATTTGAATATCGACGATGGTTCGTCTACTTCATGGACGAGCCACTATTGTGTTCTGTGCAGCCCGGAGCCTGGTTCTGACTCGTCAGGGGCACGGCTCAGGAGGAGGGCCACCGGTAAACAGGTAATTTACAAGGTAAGTAAGGTCAGCGATGTTGATTTCACCGTCAGCATTCACATCCGTCTCCAGCAACGACGGTGGGGGAGGACCACCGACGAATAAATAGGCGACCAGGTAGGTAAGGTCTGCAATATTTATCTCGTCGTTCTGGATGCCGTCAATGTTGCCGCGTATCCCAACACAGGAAGTCACTACCTCACACGAATCCCCAACGCCGTCAAAATCACTGTCTTCCTGCAGTGGATTGTACACAGTTGGGCAGTTGTCGTCACTGGCGCAGAAACCGTCGTTGTCGTTGTCGTTGAGTGGATCGTCGGGGCACGCATCGCAGGCGTCCCCGATACCATCAGTATCAGCATCGTCCTGAGACGGGTTGGAGATATCGGGGCAGTTGTCACAGGCATCTCCGATTGTATCCCCGTCGGTATCGGTCTGGACGTAATTGCCGACCGTCAAACAATTATCGCATGAGTCGCCAATATTGTCACTATCGATGTCGGCTTGGTCAGGATTTATAATCTCAATGCAATTATCGCACATATCACCCACGCCGTCCGCATCGGTATCCAACTGGTCTATATTGGGGACATCGGGACAGTTATCTTCCCACGAGCACAATTCGTCGCCATCGGAATCGTCACAGCAGTTCATAGAGTGTGTCTCGCCATTGACCCAGTAGAATGGATAGCCGGGGTTGTCCACCCAATATGCATAAGACCCGTACCATTCCGAACAGCAAATCCAGTAGAAAATGTCACAGGTGTCGGGCGCGGTGTTGACATCGAACACAACAGATGGCAATCTGGCAGAATCAGGTTCAGTATATTCAATGCCGAGGAAAAACGGACCCTCCAGGCAACAGGGCTCCGGGAAGACAATTGTCCCCACATCCGGAAATCCAAACGTGGTCTCGTCGCATACAGCCGACACGCGACACAACTCATCACCGGGGCCATAACATGAATCTCCGGGCACAGC contains:
- a CDS encoding YbaN family protein — protein: MTAGFVSVGLGAVGVFVPLLPTTPFLLLAAACFIRGSDSYYQWLINHKWLGAYIRNYREHKAITLQAKTISLASLWLVIGYSATYVASSWWLRGFLGIVAVGVTVHLLHLKTLTAEMMAQSVRLAEPAKPVETEDSFDLPN
- a CDS encoding sulfite exporter TauE/SafE family protein, coding for MELPISGVETYWWLPSLVAFLISCMTVTAGISGAFLLLPFQMSVLGYTAPGVSSTNLFYNIVSIPSGVYRYSREKRMIWPLAWAIVIGIVPGMFLGALIRVHWLPDPVHFKPFAGLVLGVIGIRLLLDVIKGSRVKVASSGGNNSLKGQTRASAAHENDKGSTEATDVRFILSKISYRFRGESFSVNTPGLILLSLVVGIAGGAYGIGGGAVVAPFLVAMIGLPIYTIAGATLFSTLVGSIGGVVSYYAISLASTGASGPASPDWLLGGLLGVGGMAGMYVGARLQRYLPARLIKSVLTVCLLAIATKYIAVLFG
- a CDS encoding VCBS repeat-containing protein — protein: MRGSICILVAIITVLPIAVDAQPIEPSPFWQSGNSGNYSTGMIWRDCNSDGLIDVFFSNGNDIVLARNTIYINQRGVLPSSPTWHSDNADYSGHCAVGDFDDNGRPDLVVADYLGQGGFGTLNRPDGYYNTNGLPSCVADWHGGTAINSFSCAMGDVDGDGDLDFALATGDAYNSVYQTDQIYFNNGGLDAYPGWTSSSTTMAMDVYFGDLDNDGDLDIVFCGDDIGATAYYNNAGTMPTSPSWQCDNPEPANTVIVGDVNGDSWLDIVVAFNNQLGGGGQFRAYFNDGTGSINSSPGWQSSTGGYGSALAMYDYDNDGDDDLAAGRWFDRPRIYENLGTTFTLTPVWRADNSTVAETMAWIDIDGDGEEQYADTISHSGGHKVFYTTRHPLQEVDSVTVDGSVLDLTDYCYDLVAGWVSLGSAPSSQIVIYYRFSNKCDLAISNWDTYNYAYANTNTPDVDFDADVTDGWAPLTVTFSDNSSGASDQYWQFGDGGNSTLPNPAHTYYIGGAFDVALQNELSDGPHNRTQRKMIVVLADTVGTPYVNAIMNKTITIPIILTNTQPLKSFVLPISYAGDADLSFVGINTDDCRTDYFDLVQISHEDPWGMRLTVTLTANSGSSNMPLEPGTGPVLNLVLQTTSEMETSDITIASYSSNILECDAVYLSYEPQAPIGSVSIWKCGDVNLDLAGPNIEDLTFLVAYMFLGGPFPAVELVADMDGNGDGVIVTDLTHLVAYLFTGGPAPDCEPQGW
- a CDS encoding thrombospondin type 3 repeat-containing protein encodes the protein MRRTLLIVLVLAWIVPTALGSNITRKTPEFVIDKTTIQHSQDRAECTLYRHVDQDTLYGFSSGWVQGDRIVSYHEPAECGTPTYPFEISTVDLILYGSSAGGFVWPVEIDIVVFDLAVPGDSCYGPGDELCRVSAVCDETTFGFPDVGTIVFPEPCCLEGPFFLGIEYTEPDSARLPSVVFDVNTAPDTCDIFYWICCSEWYGSYAYWVDNPGYPFYWVNGETHSMNCCDDSDGDELCSWEDNCPDVPNIDQLDTDADGVGDMCDNCIEIINPDQADIDSDNIGDSCDNCLTVGNYVQTDTDGDTIGDACDNCPDISNPSQDDADTDGIGDACDACPDDPLNDNDNDGFCASDDNCPTVYNPLQEDSDFDGVGDSCEVVTSCVGIRGNIDGIQNDEINIADLTYLVAYLFVGGPPPPSLLETDVNADGEINIADLTYLVNYLFTGGPPPEPCP